A window of the Candida orthopsilosis Co 90-125, chromosome 1 draft sequence genome harbors these coding sequences:
- a CDS encoding Arg5,6 arginine biosynthetic enzyme activities, protein MLKLVAFNKASVSKPIARSIAKASSAVANNKAYRPTGGTQMVTKSTSARFYSTKSTVIQLLNNIGSKREVEQYLKYFTSVSSQQFAVIKVGGAIITQQLDELASCLAFLYHVGLYPIVLHGTGPQINELLENEGVEPEYIDGIRITNPKTMEVVRKCFLEQNLRLVTALEKIGVHARPITAGVFQAEYLNKEKYDLVGKITGVNKAPVEASISAGYLPILTSLAETPSGQLLNVNADVAAGELAREFEPLKIVYLNEKGGIINGNTGEKVSIINLDEEYDDLMKESWVKYGTKLKIKEIHDLLQHLPRSSSVAIIDVDDLQKELFTDSGAGTLIRRGYKLINRNSLKEFGNPDLLRTALLRDPEIKAGKLSVASYLKYLESVNFKSYGDEPLEVLAIVVNKEGTVPKLDKFLSSKTGWLNNVTDNIFNSIKKDFKSLCWIVDENDANLSWYFSKSDGSFAKNGQILFWYGLNTEQASELIKDFDNSAIGSSLSSSKESGVFSTNQQKRGLHTKRFASTSSNPNPPLREGKSQKKKKVALIGARGYTGQNLIKLIDNHPYLEISHVSSRELEGQQLKGYNKDTIIYSNLQPEDIKKLEENGEVDIWIMALPNGVCKPFVDVIDSIGNPNSRIVDLSADYRFDTSGNWVYGLPELNDRHAIANAKRISNPGCYATAAQVAIAPLKEYIDGKPTVFGVSGYSGAGTKPSPKNDVENLTNNLIPYSLTDHVHEREISNQLGLTVNFTPHVAQWFQGISHTINIPIKKGSLTSREVRNIFQDRYKGEDLISITGEAPLVKEISGKHGVVVGGFAVNSNEDRVVIVATIDNLLKGAATQCLQNINLVSGFGEYEGIPLDH, encoded by the coding sequence ATGTTAAAACTAGTTGCATTTAATAAAGCGTCGGTTTCAAAACCGATAGCGAGATCAATCGCCAAAGCTTCATCTGCTGTAGCCAACAACAAAGCTTATCGTCCTACAGGGGGCACTCAGATGGTTACCAAATCCACTTCGGCTCGGTTCTATTCCACAAAATCGACTGTTATTCAATTATTAAACAATATTGGTTCCAAAAGAGAAGTTGAGCAATATTTAAAGTATTTCACTTCAGTTAGTTCGCAACAATTTGCTGTCATCAAAGTAGGCGGGGCAATTAtaactcaacaattggatgaaCTAGCTTCATGTTTAGCATTCTTATACCATGTGGGGTTGTATCCTATTGTTTTACATGGTACAGGACCACAAATTaatgaattgttggaaaatgaagGTGTTGAACCTGAATACATTGATGGTATTAGAATCACTAATCCAAAGACTATGGAGGTTGTGCGTAAATgttttcttgaacaaaattTGCGTTTGGTGACtgctttggaaaaaatCGGTGTTCATGCACGTCCAATTACTGCTGGTGTTTTCCAAGCTGAATATTTGAACAAGGAAAAGTATGACTTGGTTGGTAAGATCACTGGCGTTAACAAGGCGCCAGTTGAAGCTTCAATCAGTGCTGGATACTTGCCTATTTTGACCAGTTTGGCAGAAACTCCAAGTGggcaattgttgaatgtgAATGCTGATGTTGCTGCAGGTGAATTGGCTAGAGAATTTGAGCCATTGAAAATTGTCTACTTGAATGAAAAGGGGGGTATCATTAATGGAAATACTGGTGAAAAGGtctccatcatcaacttgGACGAAGAGTATGATGATTTAATGAAGGAAAGTTGGGTTAAATACGGaaccaaattgaagattaAGGAGATTCACGATTTGTTGCAACATTTACCAAGATCATCTTCCGTTGCTATTATTGATGTCGACGATTTGCAAAAGGAATTGTTTACTGATTCGGGTGCAGGTACCTTGATCAGAAGAGGCTACAAATTAATCAATAGAAATTCTTTGAAAGAATTTGGAAATCCTGACTTATTGAGAACTGCGTTGTTGAGAGACCCTGAAATCAAGGCTGGTAAATTGTCAGTCGCTTCgtatttgaaatatttggaGTCTGTCAACTTTAAAAGTTATGGTGATGAACCATTGGAAGTTTTGGCAATCGTAGTGAACAAGGAAGGTACGGttccaaaattggataaatttTTGTCATCAAAAACTGGGTGGTTAAACAATGTCACTGataatattttcaattcaatcaagaaagatttcaaatcattgtGCTGGatagttgatgaaaacgACGCCAATTTGTCATGGtacttttccaaatctgaCGGTTCATTTGCCAAGAACGGTCAAATATTGTTCTGGTATGGCTTAAACACTGAACAAGCTAGTGAATTGATAAAGGACTTTGACAACTCTGCAATTGGCtcatctttatcatcaagCAAAGAGTCGGGTGTattttcaaccaatcaACAGAAAAGAGGTCTTCACACAAAAAGATTtgcatcaacatcatctaACCCAAATCCTCCTTTGAGAGAAGGCAAGAgtcaaaaaaagaagaaagttgCCTTGATTGGTGCTAGAGGTTACACGGGACAAAATTTAATCAAACTTATTGACAATCACCCATATCTCGAAATTTCACATGTTTCATCTCGTGAATTAGAAGGTCAACAATTAAAAGGTTACAACAAAGACACtattatttattcaaaCTTGCAACCAGAagatatcaaaaaattaGAAGAAAACGGTGAAGTTGACATTTGGATCATGGCTTTACCTAATGGTGTATGTAAaccatttgttgatgttatTGACTCCATTGgaaatccaaattcaagaattgttgACTTGTCTGCTGATTACAGATTTGACACTTCTGGAAACTGGGTTTATGGATTACCGGAATTGAATGATCGTCACGCTATTGCCAATGCCAAAAGAATTTCCAATCCTGGATGTTATGCAACTGCTGCACAAGTTGCTATAGCTCCATTGAAGGAATATATTGATGGTAAACCAACTGTGTTTGGTGTTTCGGGTTACTCAGGTGCCGGTACTAAACCTTCACCCAAgaatgatgttgaaaacttGACAAACAATCTCATCCCATACTCATTGACTGATCATGTGCATGAAAGGGAAATTTCTAATCAATTGGGCTTAACTGTTAACTTCACTCCACATGTAGCACAATGGTTCCAAGGAATATCACATACCATCAACATCCCCATAAAGAAAGGTTCATTAACTTCAAGAGAAGTGAGAAATATTTTCCAAGATAGATACAAAGGTGAGGACTTGATATCAATCACTGGTGAAGCTCCCTTGGTTAAGGAGATTAGTGGCAAACATGGTGTTGTAGTTGGTGGGTTTGCtgtaaattcaaatgaagatagggttgttattgttgctACTATTGATAATTTATTGAAAGGTGCTGCTACCCAAtgtttgcaaaatattAATTTGGTACTGGGTTTTGGTGAGTATGAAGGTATTCCTCTTGATCATTGA
- a CDS encoding Oca4 protein (S. cerevisiae homolog OCA4 localizes to), translating into MLVSPENFGIVEPDVYRCSKLEVENFQFLETLNLKSIILLDAENPPRSLSKFLEENKIDLYSLGDLKISNHQHTGMSSKTDLEDFALENDDLTSNTSTRSSTSTSTQQQQSQQERFQQQQQQQTYVDPLTPMPILSRNSRDQWMLIEKNIIIKSFEIILNNKRHPILIVDSTATLIGILRKIQKWNFNSILNEYRIFNGTSTKNNYFAETFLELISIELIPYENRKKSPFGSRRNSMRRKSQGQGQVQQMLKNQAADEVAISVPEQNRIMSGPNSGGQSADEDSGVLDDSGDEGEGGDGDNGMEDDYDEGYSTDDMDDMDDDLLSASPQIPENLLKFVEQRKQDKHQYPTSGRNSIDNKSDTESASTSPRLMRIPIQHTRSNSGSNSRNNSFTNADSYLSMVRGMDRRKSSGDIIKNIKFRNPQQQFPHRASLESSSPVLKRRDHRRGSGSFYMNDDVKPVEFMYYKNSNKYDVKFENVRTIKFKLPAEHRLPEWFIKQRDMWEKNYKIVNNETV; encoded by the coding sequence ATGTTGGTATCCCCAGAAAACTTTGGGATTGTCGAACCAGATGTATACCGTTGTTCCAAACTTGAGGTTgaaaactttcaattcttAGAAACACTAAACCTCAAGTCAATTATCCTTTTAGATGCCGAAAATCCACCACGTTCGTTATCCAAATTCCTCGAAGAGAATAAAATTGATCTTTACAGTTTAggagatttgaaaatatccaatcatcaacataCAGGAATGTCATCCAAGACTGATCTTGAAGACTTCGCGTTGGagaatgatgatttgaCCTCAAATACATCGACTAGATCTTCCACATCGACTTCCacgcaacaacaacagctgCAACAAGAACGgttccaacaacaacaacagcagcagaCATATGTTGATCCACTTACTCCAATGCCTATACTTTCCCGAAATAGTAGAGATCAATGGatgttgattgaaaagaatatcattatcaaatcatttgagATTATACTAAATAATAAACGACATCCGATActcattgttgattctACAGCCACGCTCATTGGAATTCTAAGAAAGATACAAAAATGGAACTTCAACTCAATCTTGAACGAGTATAGGATTTTCAATGGCACGAGTACAAAGAATAATTATTTTGCGGAAACGTTTTTGGAATTAATTAGTATTGAATTGATACCGTATGAGAACCGAAAGAAAAGCCCGTTTGGAAGTAGGCGCAATTCAATGAGGCGCAAGTCTCAGGGTCAGGGTCAGGTTCAacaaatgttgaaaaatcaagCTGCCGATGAAGTTGCTATATCCGTGCCAGAACAAAATAGAATAATGTCAGGACCAAATAGTGGTGGACAAAGTGCCGATGAGGATTCCGGTGTACTCGATGACAGTGGTGATGAGGGAGAaggtggtgatggtgataatGGAATGGAGGATGACTATGATGAAGGATACAGTACGGATGATATGGATGATATGGATGATGATCTCCTTTCTGCGTCACCACAAATTCCAGAAAACTTGttaaaatttgttgaacaaagaaaacaagaTAAACATCAGTATCCTACAAGTGGCAGAAACTCCATTGATAACAAGTCTGACACAGAATCAGCCTCAACTTCTCCAAGATTAATGCGAATACCTATTCAACATACAAGAAGCAATAGTGGTTCCAACAGTCGAAACAATAGTTTTACAAATGCCGACTCGTATTTAAGCATGGTTCGAGGTATGGATCGTCGTAAGTCATCAGGCGACATtataaaaaatataaaGTTTCGTAatccacaacaacaatttcctcATAGAGCTTCCTTGGAGAGTTCTTCACCAGTATTGAAACGACGTGATCATAGACGGGGATCTGGTTCATTTTACATGAATGATGATGTCAAACCTGTTGAATTCATGTATTataaaaattcaaacaagtatgatgtcaaatttgaaaatgtgagaacaatcaaatttaaattacCGGCGGAGCATAGGCTACCTGAATGGTTTATCAAACAACGTGATATGTGGGAGAAAAACTACAAGATAGTAAATAATGAAACTGTGTAG